One genomic region from Nocardia vinacea encodes:
- the ftsY gene encoding signal recognition particle-docking protein FtsY has product MSSEAWILIAAVAALLVVAFVAGFVLYKRRRVTLTPPAAEKELTDRSGGYAASGGFNFSQGGTATATRPEPAPIERTDTEGQPHVGDDAAIPRDAPKRGITNVPLPEGDVDTAESAPVETDGAGTTAESATATVDSDTAVESDEVTTEPGTAPLTSADAIAPSDTAPADPTTAADPGTAAPTDPAASTDTAATDTAAPTDSAAPTGTKPAPPTSAAPPAAEAPAPTPDKNSVETAPEPTAADAATTPALEEIEPTAGRLVRLRGRLSRSQNAVGKSLLGLLGGGDLDDDSWEEVEDTLVLADLGTASTAAVVDRLREEMATRSVRNTEQARVVLREVLVEALRPELDRSVRALPHDDHPSILLVVGVNGTGKTTTTGKLARVLVADGRRVLLGAADTFRAAAADQLQTWGERVGADTIRGKEGADPAAVAFDAVSAGIEDGVDVVMIDTAGRLHTKTGLMDELGKVKRVVEKKAAVDEVLLVLDATVGQNGLMQARVFADVVDITGVVLTKLDGTAKGGIVFQVQHELGVPVKLVGLGEGADDLAPFEPGAFVDALLG; this is encoded by the coding sequence GTGAGCTCCGAAGCCTGGATCCTGATTGCCGCTGTCGCCGCCCTGCTGGTGGTGGCGTTTGTCGCCGGATTCGTCCTGTACAAGCGCCGTCGCGTCACACTGACGCCACCCGCCGCCGAGAAAGAACTGACCGACCGGTCCGGCGGATACGCGGCCTCCGGTGGCTTCAACTTCAGCCAGGGCGGCACGGCCACCGCGACACGCCCGGAGCCCGCTCCAATCGAGCGAACCGATACCGAGGGACAACCCCACGTCGGCGACGACGCGGCGATTCCGCGTGACGCGCCGAAGCGCGGCATCACCAATGTGCCGCTGCCCGAGGGTGATGTCGATACCGCGGAATCCGCACCGGTCGAAACCGATGGCGCGGGCACCACGGCCGAATCCGCCACGGCCACGGTCGATTCGGATACTGCGGTCGAATCGGACGAGGTAACCACCGAACCCGGAACGGCCCCGCTCACCAGCGCCGATGCCATCGCGCCCTCGGACACCGCGCCTGCGGACCCCACTACCGCTGCGGACCCCGGAACCGCCGCACCGACAGACCCCGCCGCGTCCACCGACACCGCCGCCACTGACACCGCCGCGCCGACGGACTCCGCCGCACCGACGGGCACCAAACCAGCCCCGCCCACGAGCGCCGCCCCGCCCGCAGCCGAGGCACCAGCGCCGACCCCGGACAAGAACTCCGTAGAAACCGCGCCCGAACCCACCGCCGCCGACGCGGCCACCACCCCCGCCCTCGAGGAAATCGAGCCGACCGCCGGCCGCCTGGTCCGCCTGCGCGGCCGCCTGTCCCGCTCGCAGAACGCTGTCGGCAAGAGCCTGCTCGGCCTGCTCGGCGGCGGCGACCTCGACGACGATTCCTGGGAAGAGGTAGAGGACACCCTGGTCCTGGCCGATCTCGGCACCGCGAGCACCGCCGCGGTGGTGGATCGCCTGCGCGAGGAGATGGCCACGCGTAGTGTCCGCAATACCGAACAGGCTCGCGTCGTGCTGCGCGAGGTACTGGTCGAGGCGCTACGTCCCGAACTCGACCGCTCGGTGCGCGCGCTACCGCACGACGATCACCCGTCGATCCTGCTGGTCGTCGGCGTAAACGGCACCGGAAAGACCACCACGACCGGCAAACTCGCCCGCGTACTGGTCGCCGACGGCCGCCGGGTCCTGCTCGGCGCCGCAGACACCTTCCGCGCCGCCGCCGCCGATCAGCTGCAGACCTGGGGTGAGCGGGTCGGTGCCGATACCATCCGAGGCAAGGAGGGCGCGGATCCCGCCGCTGTCGCCTTCGACGCCGTCAGCGCGGGCATCGAGGACGGCGTCGATGTCGTCATGATCGATACCGCGGGCCGACTGCACACCAAGACCGGTCTGATGGACGAGCTCGGCAAGGTCAAGCGCGTCGTGGAGAAGAAGGCCGCGGTCGACGAGGTCCTGCTCGTCCTGGACGCGACCGTCGGACAGAACGGCCTCATGCAGGCGCGCGTCTTCGCGGATGTGGTCGATATCACTGGCGTCGTGCTCACCAAACTGGATGGAACCGCCAAGGGCGGCATTGTCTTCCAGGTGCAGCACGAACTCGGCGTTCCGGTGAAACTCGTCGGCCTCGGTGAGGGCGCCGACGACCTGGCTCCCTTCGAGCCCGGAGCCTTCGTGGACGCGTTGCTCGGCTAG
- a CDS encoding P-II family nitrogen regulator, with protein sequence MKLITAIVKPFTLEDVKSGLEQAGVLGMTVSEVQGYGRQKGHTEVYRGAEYSVDFVPKVRVEVVVDDATVDRVVEVIVEASRTGKIGDGKVWVTPVESIIRVRTGERGTDAL encoded by the coding sequence ATGAAACTGATCACCGCAATCGTCAAACCGTTCACTCTCGAGGACGTCAAATCCGGGCTCGAGCAGGCTGGTGTGCTGGGCATGACCGTCAGCGAGGTGCAGGGCTACGGCCGCCAGAAGGGGCACACGGAGGTCTACCGCGGCGCCGAGTACTCCGTGGATTTCGTTCCGAAGGTTCGGGTCGAGGTTGTCGTGGACGATGCAACGGTCGACAGGGTCGTCGAGGTGATCGTCGAGGCCTCCCGCACCGGCAAGATCGGTGACGGCAAGGTCTGGGTGACGCCGGTGGAATCGATCATCCGGGTGCGGACGGGCGAACGCGGTACCGACGCTCTGTAA
- a CDS encoding ammonium transporter: protein MAFPLTGAPDTGDTAWMLASSALVLLMTPGLAFFYGGMVRSKNVLNMIMMSISAMGLVGVLWSLYGYSEAFGDNKFGVIGDPAQFFGLKGLIGGNSVAEVKDAAGTITTEAVNIPLAGTIPATVFVAFQLMFAIITVALISGAVADRLKFGSWLLFAGIWATVVYFPVAHWVFDFDVKDADGNVVHEGGWIANKLLAVDFAGGTAVHINAGAAGLALVLVLGKRKGWPSTPFRPHNLPFVMLGAGLLWFGWFGFNAGSAVTSGGLAGSTFITTTLATCAAMLAWLLVEKFRDGKPTSLGAASGVVAGLVAITPSCSSVNVLGALAIGFVAGAVCALAVGLKFKFGFDDSLDVVGVHLVGGIIGTLMVGFVAAPEAGAGKTGLFYGGGFDQLWRQAVGAGAVLAFSFIATLIIAYIVKFTIGLRASEEAESVGMDESEHAETAYDFAAVGGTARTAVKEA, encoded by the coding sequence GTGGCTTTTCCCCTTACCGGTGCACCGGACACCGGTGACACCGCCTGGATGCTGGCCAGTTCAGCGCTCGTGTTGTTGATGACGCCTGGCCTGGCGTTTTTCTACGGCGGCATGGTCCGCTCCAAGAACGTGCTCAACATGATCATGATGAGTATCAGCGCCATGGGTCTGGTCGGCGTGCTGTGGTCGCTATACGGATACTCGGAGGCGTTCGGCGACAACAAGTTCGGCGTGATCGGTGATCCGGCGCAGTTCTTTGGTCTCAAGGGTCTGATCGGCGGCAATTCGGTTGCCGAGGTCAAGGACGCCGCGGGCACCATCACCACCGAGGCCGTGAACATTCCGCTCGCGGGCACCATCCCCGCGACCGTATTCGTCGCGTTCCAGTTGATGTTCGCGATCATCACGGTTGCCCTCATCTCGGGTGCGGTCGCCGACCGCCTGAAGTTCGGCTCCTGGCTGCTGTTCGCCGGTATCTGGGCGACGGTCGTCTACTTCCCGGTCGCGCACTGGGTCTTCGACTTCGACGTCAAGGACGCCGACGGCAATGTCGTGCACGAAGGCGGCTGGATCGCGAACAAACTGCTCGCGGTCGACTTCGCCGGTGGTACCGCGGTCCATATCAATGCCGGTGCGGCGGGCCTGGCCTTGGTGCTGGTGCTCGGTAAGCGCAAGGGTTGGCCGAGCACTCCGTTCCGTCCGCACAACCTGCCGTTCGTGATGCTCGGCGCCGGTCTGCTGTGGTTCGGCTGGTTCGGGTTCAACGCCGGTTCTGCGGTCACCTCCGGTGGTCTGGCCGGTTCGACCTTCATCACCACGACCCTCGCGACCTGCGCCGCGATGCTGGCCTGGCTGCTGGTGGAGAAGTTCCGCGACGGCAAGCCCACCTCGCTGGGTGCGGCTTCGGGTGTGGTGGCCGGTCTGGTCGCGATCACCCCGTCTTGTTCCTCGGTCAACGTGCTCGGCGCTCTGGCGATCGGTTTTGTCGCCGGTGCGGTCTGCGCGCTGGCGGTCGGCCTGAAGTTCAAGTTCGGCTTCGACGACTCGCTCGACGTTGTCGGCGTGCACCTCGTCGGCGGCATCATCGGCACCCTGATGGTCGGCTTCGTTGCCGCGCCGGAGGCGGGTGCGGGCAAGACCGGCCTGTTCTACGGTGGCGGGTTCGACCAGCTGTGGCGTCAGGCCGTCGGCGCCGGTGCGGTACTTGCGTTCTCCTTTATCGCGACCCTGATCATTGCCTATATCGTGAAGTTCACCATTGGGCTGCGCGCCAGCGAGGAAGCCGAGTCGGTGGGCATGGACGAGTCCGAGCACGCTGAAACGGCATACGATTTCGCTGCTGTGGGTGGCACGGCACGTACCGCCGTCAAGGAGGCATGA
- a CDS encoding NmrA family NAD(P)-binding protein, translating to MSLQQNPILVTGATGKQGGATARRLLADGIAVRALVRDPQAPAARALADAGAELATGDFDTPATLDAAVAGARGVFLMPPAAFGPNGWQAELEATRGIATIDAAKRAGVEQIVFTGVASMTDDAAWGQAGKSSIEEAAAASGLRYTLLRPVRFMENYVLRGSPVDGIIDGVHKHLFPADQPLQMIAIDDIAAFAALAFADPDSFHGRTLELAGDAITPVAALAAISRATGYPVRYHELTEAEADGLGEQIGNTWRLLRESPGWHADIPALRELYPALTTLESWLNTTGAAMIKSQQDSDRLAPSH from the coding sequence ATGTCCCTTCAGCAGAACCCCATCCTGGTCACCGGCGCGACCGGCAAGCAGGGCGGCGCGACCGCGCGCCGACTGCTGGCCGACGGTATCGCGGTGCGTGCACTGGTCCGCGATCCGCAGGCGCCCGCGGCCCGCGCATTGGCCGACGCCGGTGCGGAATTGGCAACCGGTGACTTCGACACTCCCGCAACCCTGGACGCCGCCGTCGCCGGAGCACGCGGCGTATTCCTCATGCCTCCAGCCGCATTCGGACCGAACGGTTGGCAGGCCGAGTTGGAGGCCACCCGCGGCATCGCGACGATCGACGCAGCCAAGCGCGCGGGGGTCGAACAAATCGTCTTCACCGGTGTTGCTTCGATGACCGATGACGCAGCCTGGGGCCAGGCCGGAAAGAGCAGCATCGAGGAGGCCGCCGCGGCCAGCGGTCTGCGCTACACCCTGTTGCGTCCGGTGCGCTTCATGGAGAATTACGTCCTGCGTGGCAGTCCGGTGGACGGCATCATCGACGGCGTGCACAAGCATCTGTTCCCGGCGGACCAGCCGCTGCAGATGATCGCGATCGACGATATCGCTGCCTTCGCCGCACTGGCCTTCGCCGACCCGGATAGCTTCCACGGCCGAACCCTCGAATTGGCCGGTGATGCAATAACTCCTGTCGCGGCCCTGGCGGCGATCAGCCGGGCCACCGGATATCCGGTGCGGTACCACGAGCTCACCGAGGCCGAAGCAGATGGCCTCGGCGAACAGATCGGCAACACCTGGCGGCTGCTGCGCGAGTCCCCGGGGTGGCACGCCGATATTCCGGCGCTCCGGGAACTCTACCCCGCCCTCACCACCCTCGAATCCTGGCTCAACACAACCGGTGCCGCCATGATCAAGTCCCAGCAGGACAGCGACCGGCTCGCACCCTCGCACTGA
- a CDS encoding DUF2237 family protein yields MTDRNVLGGPLEECGADPLTGFYRDGCCSTGPEDLGSHTVCTVVTAEFLEHQASIGNDLSTPRPENNFPGLQPGDRWCVVAVRWLHAHEDGVAAPVVLAATHENALEVISMDILRKYAVDVPDDVSDLL; encoded by the coding sequence GTGACCGATCGAAACGTGCTTGGGGGGCCGCTGGAAGAGTGCGGCGCCGATCCTCTCACCGGCTTCTACCGGGATGGCTGCTGCAGTACCGGGCCGGAGGATCTGGGCAGCCATACTGTGTGCACCGTCGTCACGGCCGAATTTCTCGAACACCAGGCGTCCATCGGCAACGATCTGAGTACGCCGCGCCCGGAGAACAACTTCCCGGGCCTACAGCCGGGAGACCGGTGGTGTGTGGTGGCCGTGCGCTGGTTGCACGCCCACGAGGACGGTGTCGCCGCGCCCGTGGTGCTGGCGGCCACCCATGAAAACGCCCTGGAAGTGATCTCGATGGACATCTTGCGCAAATACGCCGTCGACGTGCCGGACGACGTGAGCGACCTGCTCTAG
- a CDS encoding amidohydrolase family protein translates to MHLRGVVLPEDEVRDLWVRDGLVSFEPVAGAETLCGTGWIVPGLVDAHCHVGIRYGGGHEDREGAITQAETERDAGALLLRDAGSPIDTHFIDEHEDLPRIIRAGRHIARPRRYIRELGIELDDERDLPEIVAEQARLGDGWVKIVGDWIDRSVGDLRPLWSDSILKEAIDAAHANGARVTAHVFGEDALPGLINAGIDCLEHGTGLTDDTIELMVEHRTALVPTLINIDTFPGIADSAGKFPIYAAHMRDLHARVRRTVANAHDAGVPIFAGTDAGGSIRHGRIADEIAALSGAGLSNHDALGAASWNARTWLGRPGIEAGAPADFVVYQEDPRINPAALTEPQYVILRGRLVKTHNPVTGHR, encoded by the coding sequence GTGCATCTGCGGGGTGTAGTTCTCCCTGAGGACGAGGTGCGTGACCTGTGGGTACGGGACGGGCTGGTGTCGTTCGAGCCCGTCGCGGGGGCCGAAACACTGTGCGGCACAGGGTGGATCGTGCCCGGACTCGTCGATGCGCACTGTCACGTCGGAATCCGGTACGGCGGAGGGCACGAGGATCGCGAGGGCGCGATCACCCAGGCCGAGACCGAGCGGGACGCAGGTGCGCTGCTGCTGCGCGATGCGGGGTCACCGATCGATACGCACTTCATCGATGAGCACGAGGACCTACCGCGGATCATTCGCGCGGGCCGTCATATCGCCCGACCGCGGCGGTATATCCGGGAACTCGGCATCGAACTCGACGATGAGCGCGATCTGCCGGAGATCGTTGCCGAACAGGCTCGGCTCGGCGACGGCTGGGTGAAGATCGTCGGCGACTGGATCGACCGGTCGGTGGGCGATCTGCGGCCGCTGTGGAGTGACTCGATCCTGAAGGAGGCGATCGACGCCGCGCACGCGAACGGCGCGCGGGTGACGGCACACGTCTTCGGCGAGGACGCCCTGCCCGGCCTGATCAACGCGGGCATCGACTGCCTCGAACACGGGACCGGCCTCACCGACGACACCATCGAGTTGATGGTCGAACACCGCACCGCGCTGGTCCCGACGCTGATCAATATCGACACCTTCCCCGGAATCGCCGACAGCGCAGGAAAATTCCCCATCTACGCCGCACATATGCGCGATCTGCACGCGCGCGTCCGCCGCACCGTCGCCAATGCGCACGATGCGGGCGTTCCGATCTTCGCGGGCACCGATGCGGGCGGTTCCATCCGTCACGGCCGCATTGCCGACGAAATCGCCGCCCTGTCCGGGGCGGGGTTGTCGAACCACGACGCACTCGGCGCTGCCTCCTGGAATGCCCGCACATGGCTCGGCCGACCGGGCATCGAGGCCGGTGCGCCAGCGGATTTCGTTGTCTACCAGGAAGATCCGCGCATCAACCCGGCCGCGCTCACCGAGCCCCAGTACGTCATTCTTCGTGGCCGCCTCGTCAAGACCCACAATCCGGTCACCGGCCACCGCTGA
- a CDS encoding [protein-PII] uridylyltransferase, which produces MVRARNQLLEGGLPRNPRLDAESLRSALVDLFELWLTTKGTELGIGRDSGLAVVAVGGLGRKEMLPYSDLDLVLLHDDVDPARVAEVADQLWYPLWDAHIKLDHSVRTVPQALRVASDDLIAALGMLEARHIAGDIELSNLLIGGVRREWRTGIRSRFDELLEQAETRWQRSGAIAHRAEPDLKNGRGGLRDIQLLDALAIAQLTDAMPGLGPDVPGGGVKHARRRLLDVRTELHRVAGRARDQLRAQDADEIGAALRIGDRFDLARTLSDSARTVSYSVDVGLRTAANALPRRGLARLRRMPVRRPLDEGVVEHAGEVVLARDARPQRDPGLILRVAAASAQTGLPMSATTLNRLSEDAPELREPWPKDALNDLLILLGAGRGAIDAVEALDRTGLWGRLLPEWGAVRDLPPRDALHTWTVDRHLMETVAYASALSTRVARPDLLMLGALLHDIGKGRVGDHSIVGAELATHIGRRLGLWPSDVRTLSAIVRHHLLLPDTATRRDLADPATVQFVVDALGGDVQLLELLHTLAEADSLATGPGVWGDWKASLIGELVRRCRLVMAGDQLPEPEPIAPELLAKAAAGGVHVDLRPGEGKYTYTVTVIAPDTPGLLSDAAGVLALHSLRVLSATVGSEGSSAINTFVVSPKFGDPPDGGLLRQELIRATAGDLDLSALLAKREHEATGTRPSPYAQAQPRVIWSAAATPGQVVLELRAEDRIGLLSRLAAAFAECGADVRWAKVVTMGSAVVDAFSLDLGVDIPERRETVEKAVLAVVPRPAPKPPEGVGPPGTSSTP; this is translated from the coding sequence CTGGTCCGGGCACGTAATCAATTGCTCGAGGGCGGACTGCCCCGTAATCCGCGGCTGGACGCGGAATCGCTGCGTTCGGCGCTGGTCGATCTGTTCGAACTGTGGCTGACCACCAAGGGCACCGAACTCGGCATCGGCCGCGACAGCGGTCTCGCCGTGGTCGCCGTCGGCGGACTCGGGCGAAAGGAGATGCTGCCGTATTCCGATCTGGATCTGGTGTTGCTGCACGATGACGTCGATCCGGCGCGGGTGGCCGAGGTGGCCGATCAGCTCTGGTATCCGCTGTGGGACGCGCATATCAAGCTCGACCACAGCGTGCGTACCGTGCCGCAGGCATTGCGCGTGGCCTCCGACGATCTAATCGCGGCCCTCGGCATGCTCGAGGCCAGGCACATCGCTGGCGATATCGAGTTGAGCAATCTGCTGATCGGCGGGGTGCGCCGGGAATGGCGGACCGGAATCCGTTCGCGCTTCGACGAATTGCTCGAACAGGCCGAAACCAGGTGGCAGCGCAGCGGCGCGATCGCCCATCGCGCCGAACCCGATCTGAAGAACGGGCGCGGCGGACTGCGCGATATCCAACTGCTCGACGCGCTGGCCATCGCCCAGTTGACGGATGCGATGCCGGGTCTCGGGCCGGATGTGCCGGGCGGTGGGGTGAAGCACGCGCGTCGCCGTTTGCTGGATGTTCGCACGGAGCTGCATCGGGTGGCCGGCCGGGCGCGCGATCAACTGCGAGCCCAGGATGCCGACGAGATCGGCGCGGCCTTGCGCATCGGTGACCGCTTCGATCTCGCTCGCACGCTGAGCGATTCGGCGCGGACGGTGAGCTACTCCGTCGATGTCGGTCTGCGCACCGCCGCCAATGCGCTGCCCCGCCGTGGCCTCGCGCGACTGCGTCGCATGCCGGTTCGTCGACCACTCGATGAGGGCGTGGTCGAACACGCGGGGGAGGTCGTGTTGGCGCGGGATGCGCGGCCGCAGCGCGATCCCGGACTGATCCTGCGGGTGGCGGCGGCGTCGGCGCAGACCGGGCTGCCGATGTCCGCGACCACGCTCAATCGACTCTCCGAGGATGCGCCGGAGTTACGCGAACCCTGGCCCAAGGATGCGCTCAACGACCTGTTGATTCTCCTGGGCGCGGGTCGCGGTGCCATCGATGCGGTCGAGGCGCTGGACCGAACGGGCTTGTGGGGCAGGCTCCTTCCCGAATGGGGTGCGGTGCGCGACCTGCCGCCGCGCGATGCGCTGCACACCTGGACCGTGGACCGGCACCTGATGGAGACGGTGGCCTACGCGAGCGCGTTGAGCACCCGCGTCGCCCGTCCCGACCTGCTGATGCTCGGTGCGTTGCTGCACGATATCGGCAAGGGGCGCGTCGGTGACCACAGCATTGTCGGAGCCGAACTGGCCACCCATATCGGACGGCGTCTTGGCCTGTGGCCATCGGATGTGCGGACGCTCAGCGCGATCGTGCGCCACCATCTGTTATTGCCCGACACCGCGACTCGCCGCGATCTGGCCGATCCCGCCACCGTGCAATTCGTCGTCGATGCCCTCGGCGGCGACGTGCAACTGCTCGAACTGCTGCACACCCTGGCCGAGGCCGATTCGCTGGCCACCGGACCCGGCGTGTGGGGTGATTGGAAGGCCTCGCTGATCGGGGAACTCGTGCGGCGCTGCCGCCTGGTCATGGCGGGGGATCAGCTGCCGGAGCCGGAGCCGATCGCACCGGAACTGCTGGCCAAGGCCGCGGCGGGTGGCGTGCACGTCGATCTGCGGCCCGGCGAGGGCAAGTACACCTACACGGTCACCGTGATCGCACCGGATACGCCGGGACTGCTCTCGGATGCCGCCGGGGTGTTGGCCCTGCATTCGCTGCGGGTGCTCTCGGCGACCGTCGGCAGCGAAGGTAGCTCGGCCATCAATACTTTTGTGGTCTCCCCGAAGTTCGGCGATCCGCCGGACGGCGGACTGCTGCGGCAGGAGCTGATCCGGGCGACCGCGGGCGATCTGGATCTGTCCGCGCTGTTGGCGAAGCGGGAGCACGAGGCCACCGGCACTCGCCCGAGCCCGTACGCGCAGGCGCAGCCCCGGGTGATCTGGTCGGCGGCGGCGACCCCAGGCCAGGTGGTCCTCGAATTGCGTGCCGAGGACCGGATCGGCCTGCTCAGCCGTCTGGCCGCAGCGTTTGCCGAATGCGGCGCCGATGTGCGCTGGGCGAAGGTGGTGACCATGGGTTCCGCGGTGGTCGACGCCTTCAGTCTCGACCTCGGCGTGGACATCCCGGAGCGTCGTGAAACCGTCGAAAAGGCGGTTCTGGCCGTGGTCCCGCGGCCCGCTCCGAAGCCTCCGGAGGGAGTCGGACCACCCGGTACGAGCTCGACTCCCTGA
- the ffh gene encoding signal recognition particle protein, with protein sequence MFESLSDRLTGALKDLRGKGRLSPADIDATCREIRLALLEADVALPVVRGFIAKIKERAKGAEVSAALNPAQQVVKIVNEELVGILGGETRRLTLAKNPPTVIMLAGLQGSGKTTLAGKLAKWLKGQGHQPLLVACDLQRPGAVTQLQVVGERAGAPVFAPHPGTSIGGGQNPLGISAADPVAVAEAGVAEARSKQYDVVIVDTAGRLGIDAELMAQAAGIRDAVKPDETLFVLDAMIGQDAVNTAESFRDGVGFTGVVLTKLDGDARGGAALSVRNVTGAPIMFASTGEKLEDFDVFHPDRMASRILGMGDVLSLIEQAEQVYDQQQAEEAARKIGSGEMTLEDFLDQMLAIRKMGPIGNLLGMLPGAGQMKDVLAQVDDKQLDRVQAIIRGMTPAERANPKIINASRRLRIANGSGVQVSEVNQLVDRFFEAKKMMAMMGRQMGLPGSRRGNAKKGKKGKKGGRGPTPPKMRGGLPGMPGMPAGMPDLSGMPAGLDQLPPGLEGFDLSKLNFPKK encoded by the coding sequence GTGTTCGAATCCCTGTCCGACCGGCTTACCGGTGCCCTCAAGGATCTTCGCGGTAAGGGGCGTCTGTCACCGGCCGACATCGACGCCACCTGTCGTGAGATCCGCCTCGCCCTGCTCGAAGCCGACGTCGCGCTGCCCGTGGTGCGCGGTTTCATCGCGAAGATCAAGGAGCGGGCCAAGGGCGCGGAGGTCTCCGCCGCCCTCAATCCGGCCCAGCAGGTCGTCAAGATTGTCAACGAGGAACTCGTCGGAATCCTCGGCGGTGAAACCCGCAGGCTGACCCTCGCCAAGAACCCGCCGACGGTGATCATGCTCGCCGGTCTGCAGGGTTCCGGTAAGACCACCCTGGCGGGCAAGCTCGCGAAATGGCTCAAGGGACAGGGACATCAGCCGCTGCTGGTGGCCTGCGACCTCCAGCGCCCCGGCGCGGTGACCCAGCTCCAGGTCGTCGGTGAGCGTGCGGGTGCGCCCGTCTTCGCACCACATCCCGGCACCTCCATCGGCGGCGGCCAGAATCCGCTGGGCATTTCGGCGGCCGATCCGGTCGCGGTAGCCGAGGCCGGTGTCGCGGAGGCGCGCAGCAAGCAATACGACGTGGTCATCGTCGACACCGCCGGTCGCCTCGGTATCGACGCCGAGCTGATGGCGCAGGCCGCTGGCATCCGCGATGCCGTGAAGCCCGACGAGACGCTGTTCGTACTCGACGCGATGATCGGTCAGGACGCCGTCAATACCGCGGAGTCCTTCCGCGACGGCGTCGGCTTCACCGGTGTCGTACTCACCAAGCTCGACGGTGACGCCCGCGGTGGTGCCGCGCTGTCGGTCCGCAATGTGACCGGTGCGCCGATCATGTTCGCCTCCACGGGTGAGAAGCTCGAGGACTTCGACGTCTTCCATCCGGACCGGATGGCCTCGCGCATCCTCGGCATGGGTGACGTGCTGAGCCTGATCGAGCAGGCCGAACAGGTTTACGACCAGCAGCAGGCCGAGGAAGCCGCCCGCAAGATCGGCAGCGGCGAGATGACGCTCGAGGACTTCCTCGATCAGATGCTCGCGATCCGCAAGATGGGCCCCATCGGCAACCTGCTCGGCATGCTGCCCGGTGCGGGCCAGATGAAGGATGTGCTGGCCCAGGTCGACGATAAGCAGCTCGACCGGGTGCAGGCGATCATCCGCGGTATGACCCCGGCCGAACGCGCGAACCCGAAGATCATCAACGCATCTCGCCGCCTGCGCATCGCCAACGGCTCCGGCGTGCAGGTCTCCGAGGTCAACCAGCTCGTCGACCGCTTCTTCGAGGCCAAGAAGATGATGGCCATGATGGGCCGCCAGATGGGCCTGCCCGGTTCGCGCCGCGGCAATGCGAAGAAGGGCAAGAAGGGGAAGAAGGGCGGCCGCGGACCGACACCGCCGAAGATGCGCGGTGGGTTGCCCGGCATGCCCGGCATGCCCGCCGGCATGCCGGATCTGTCCGGAATGCCCGCCGGGCTGGACCAGCTGCCGCCTGGACTCGAGGGTTTCGACTTGTCGAAGCTGAACTTCCCCAAGAAGTAG
- a CDS encoding TetR/AcrR family transcriptional regulator, with translation MSASLSTPAPSVVAARADARRNRALVLAAAQRAFAEHGTSVSLAEVARRAGVGAGTVYRHFPTKTDLLEAVMQQRVDRLATLAAEYLDAPDPGGAFFAVCSEVVFSAPGSQALCDVVQSDDGWPKALLRGAGDRFHQALGALLTAAQRQGTVRSDLEIADVLDIFTGCVAVQRRQRPGGPLIRAVVIMLDAMRANPGIRAVTKPDAEAKSGNETGPRNETCPICGTEIHPTGTGRPARYCSAACRQKAHRQRTTRAARAEAAALR, from the coding sequence ATGTCTGCTTCGCTGTCCACTCCGGCGCCATCCGTGGTCGCCGCGCGGGCCGATGCCCGCCGCAATCGCGCGCTGGTGCTGGCGGCCGCGCAACGCGCCTTCGCCGAACACGGCACCTCGGTCTCACTGGCCGAGGTGGCCCGCAGGGCCGGGGTGGGCGCGGGCACCGTCTATCGGCATTTCCCCACGAAAACCGATCTGCTGGAAGCAGTTATGCAGCAGCGCGTCGACCGACTCGCGACACTGGCCGCCGAATATCTCGACGCGCCGGATCCGGGCGGCGCGTTCTTCGCGGTCTGCAGCGAGGTGGTCTTCTCGGCCCCGGGCAGCCAGGCGCTGTGCGATGTCGTCCAGTCCGATGACGGTTGGCCGAAGGCACTGCTACGCGGCGCGGGCGACCGCTTTCATCAGGCGCTCGGCGCGCTGTTGACGGCGGCGCAGCGCCAAGGCACGGTCCGCTCTGATCTCGAAATCGCCGATGTGCTGGACATTTTCACCGGATGCGTCGCGGTTCAACGACGTCAGCGCCCCGGTGGACCGCTGATTCGGGCTGTCGTGATCATGCTCGATGCCATGCGTGCGAATCCCGGAATCCGCGCCGTAACGAAACCCGATGCCGAGGCCAAGTCCGGTAACGAAACTGGCCCTCGTAACGAAACCTGTCCGATCTGCGGCACCGAGATCCACCCCACCGGCACCGGTCGCCCGGCCCGATACTGCTCGGCGGCCTGCCGTCAGAAGGCACACCGCCAACGAACCACCCGCGCGGCGCGGGCTGAGGCGGCCGCGCTGCGATGA